One Kineococcus radiotolerans SRS30216 = ATCC BAA-149 DNA window includes the following coding sequences:
- a CDS encoding response regulator has product MSAGGGHAPVRVLVVDDDATVALVHRGYVETLPRFTVCGVVHRGADVLPAVRATAADLVLLDIHLPDESGLDVLRRLRAHGVDVDVVAITAARDVDTVRDAMAGGVWHYLVKPFSLATFAERMEAYAQHRLEFARRDGSDALGQEEVDRLLTSRRRSASALPKGLSPRTLDVVVDHLRAGAGGDGTGDVSAAELAARCGIARVSVRRYLEHLERAGLAEVRPRYGRAGRPENGYRWSG; this is encoded by the coding sequence GTGAGCGCGGGGGGCGGGCACGCGCCGGTGCGGGTCCTCGTCGTCGACGACGACGCGACCGTCGCCCTCGTGCACCGCGGGTACGTGGAGACCCTGCCCCGCTTCACCGTCTGCGGGGTCGTGCACCGCGGCGCGGACGTCCTGCCCGCCGTGCGGGCCACCGCCGCGGACCTGGTGCTGCTGGACATCCACCTGCCCGACGAGTCCGGTCTCGACGTCCTGCGCCGGTTGCGCGCGCACGGCGTCGACGTCGACGTCGTCGCCATCACCGCCGCCCGCGACGTCGACACCGTGCGGGACGCGATGGCGGGCGGGGTGTGGCACTACCTGGTCAAGCCGTTCTCGCTGGCGACCTTCGCCGAGCGCATGGAGGCCTACGCCCAGCACCGGCTGGAGTTCGCCCGCCGCGACGGGTCCGACGCCCTGGGGCAGGAGGAGGTGGACCGGTTGCTCACCTCGCGCCGGCGCAGCGCGAGCGCGCTGCCCAAGGGGCTGTCGCCGCGCACCCTCGACGTCGTCGTGGACCACCTGCGCGCGGGGGCGGGCGGGGACGGCACCGGGGACGTGTCTGCGGCGGAGCTGGCCGCGCGCTGCGGGATCGCGCGCGTCAGCGTCCGCCGCTACCTGGAGCACCTGGAACGGGCCGGGCTGGCCGAGGTGCGGCCCCGCTACGGGCGGGCGGGGCGGCCGGAGAACGGCTACCGCTGGTCGGGCTGA
- a CDS encoding sporulation protein — MGLRNLAARFGAGAASVDTVLDRDVAQPGGPVSGRVVVVGGSVAQDVEEVVVALQARVEVESGDSEWREDVVFGSARVGAGFTTVPGQRTELPFALALPWQTPITAISGWHLRGVHVGVATRLVIAGAVDPGDLDGLTVAPLPVQQAVVDALGSLGWRFKHADVEKGRVRGSDLPFYQELEFAPPAHVRRVNELEVTFLADAQGVDVVLEADRRGGLLTEGRDVVGRLRLSLADTDRARVAAALDRAVHELGARRGWGW, encoded by the coding sequence ATGGGCTTGCGCAACCTCGCGGCGCGCTTCGGTGCGGGCGCGGCGTCGGTGGACACGGTGCTGGACCGCGACGTCGCCCAGCCCGGCGGGCCGGTGAGCGGACGGGTCGTCGTGGTCGGCGGCTCGGTGGCCCAGGACGTCGAGGAGGTCGTCGTCGCCCTGCAGGCGCGGGTGGAGGTGGAGAGCGGGGACTCCGAGTGGCGCGAGGACGTCGTCTTCGGGTCCGCCCGCGTCGGCGCCGGTTTCACCACCGTCCCCGGCCAGCGCACCGAGCTGCCCTTCGCGCTGGCCCTGCCCTGGCAGACCCCGATCACCGCGATCAGCGGCTGGCACCTGCGCGGGGTCCACGTCGGCGTCGCGACCCGCCTCGTCATCGCCGGCGCGGTGGACCCCGGCGACCTCGACGGCCTCACCGTGGCGCCGCTGCCGGTGCAGCAGGCCGTCGTCGACGCGCTCGGCTCCCTGGGCTGGCGCTTCAAGCACGCCGACGTGGAGAAGGGCCGCGTGCGCGGCTCGGACCTGCCCTTCTACCAGGAGCTGGAGTTCGCCCCGCCCGCCCACGTCCGCCGGGTCAACGAGCTCGAGGTGACGTTCCTCGCCGACGCGCAGGGCGTGGACGTGGTGCTGGAGGCCGACCGCCGCGGCGGGCTGCTCACCGAGGGGCGCGACGTCGTCGGCCGGCTGCGCCTCTCGCTCGCCGACACCGACCGCGCGCGGGTGGCCGCCGCCCTGGACCGCGCGGTGCACGAGCTCGGCGCCCGCCGCGGGTGGGGCTGGTGA
- a CDS encoding threonine/serine dehydratase: MNPLAAERPLSLQDVQEAAARTAGRVRRTPVLPVGAGRWLKLEQLQHTGSFKARGAFNRQLAARERGELDPVRGIVAASGGNAGLAHAHAAAELGVPATVFVPGTAPAVKVDRLRGLGADVRLVGNEYAQAHEAAVGFAEQRGAVFCHAYDQPEIAAGAGTLALELLEDVPDLDTVVVAVGGGGLFAGVAAALEGRVRVVAVETAGAPTLHRALAAGEPVDVAVSGVAADSLGARRVGAIAFDLARRTSPVSLLVEDAAATAARSELWSRFRVVAEHGAATAWAGLGPGGYEPADGEQVAVVVCGANTDPATL, encoded by the coding sequence GTGAACCCCCTCGCCGCCGAGCGCCCGCTGTCCCTCCAGGACGTCCAGGAGGCCGCGGCCCGCACCGCCGGCCGCGTGCGCCGGACGCCCGTCCTGCCCGTGGGGGCGGGCCGCTGGCTGAAGCTGGAGCAGCTCCAGCACACCGGCTCCTTCAAGGCGCGCGGCGCCTTCAACCGCCAGCTCGCCGCCCGCGAGCGCGGGGAGCTGGACCCCGTGCGCGGGATCGTCGCGGCCTCGGGCGGCAACGCGGGCCTGGCCCACGCCCACGCCGCCGCGGAGCTGGGGGTGCCGGCGACGGTCTTCGTGCCCGGGACCGCCCCCGCGGTGAAGGTGGACCGGCTGCGCGGGCTCGGCGCGGACGTCCGCCTCGTCGGGAACGAGTACGCCCAGGCCCACGAGGCGGCCGTGGGGTTCGCCGAGCAGCGGGGGGCGGTGTTCTGCCACGCCTACGACCAGCCGGAGATCGCGGCGGGGGCGGGGACGCTGGCCCTGGAGCTGCTGGAGGACGTCCCCGACCTCGACACCGTGGTGGTCGCGGTGGGCGGCGGCGGGCTGTTCGCCGGGGTGGCGGCCGCGCTGGAGGGCCGGGTGCGGGTCGTCGCCGTGGAGACCGCCGGCGCCCCGACCCTGCACCGGGCGCTGGCCGCGGGCGAGCCCGTCGACGTCGCGGTGTCCGGGGTCGCCGCGGACTCCCTCGGGGCCCGCCGGGTCGGCGCGATCGCCTTCGACCTCGCGCGCCGCACGTCGCCGGTGAGCCTGCTCGTGGAGGACGCCGCGGCCACGGCCGCGCGCTCGGAGCTGTGGTCGCGCTTCCGGGTCGTCGCCGAGCACGGCGCGGCGACGGCGTGGGCGGGGCTGGGCCCGGGCGGCTACGAACCCGCCGACGGGGAGCAGGTGGCCGTCGTGGTGTGCGGGGCGAACACCGACCCCGCCACGCTCTGA
- a CDS encoding SDR family oxidoreductase has product MAPDQHTPTDPTTQYPDSTPGQTIPHPGVTSDMGPTPDHGEDSYVGTGRLQGRRAIITGGDSGIGRAVAIAYAREGADVLIVHLPEEQEDADTTVALVRAAGRKGISAPGDLRDEEFCRSVVERAVTELGGLDVLVNNAAYQMSIDSIEDLSTEQLLRTFTTNVFATVWLSKAAVPHFAPGSSIINTVSVQADSPSPALLDYAMTKAALVNFTLNLAQEVGEKGIRVNAVAPGPVWTPLIPATMPAEQVEDFGTQTPLGRAGQPAELAPAYVFLASQESSYSTGTVIRVAGGK; this is encoded by the coding sequence ATGGCTCCTGACCAGCACACGCCCACGGACCCGACCACGCAGTACCCGGACAGCACGCCGGGGCAGACGATCCCGCACCCGGGGGTCACCTCGGACATGGGTCCCACCCCCGACCACGGGGAGGACAGCTACGTCGGCACCGGACGCCTGCAGGGCCGTCGGGCGATCATCACCGGCGGCGACTCCGGCATCGGCCGCGCCGTCGCGATCGCCTACGCCCGCGAGGGCGCGGACGTCCTGATCGTCCACCTGCCCGAGGAGCAGGAGGACGCCGACACCACCGTCGCCCTCGTGCGGGCCGCGGGGCGCAAGGGCATCAGCGCCCCCGGCGACCTGCGCGACGAGGAGTTCTGCCGCAGCGTCGTGGAGCGCGCCGTGACGGAGCTCGGCGGTCTGGACGTCCTGGTGAACAACGCCGCCTACCAGATGTCGATCGACAGCATCGAGGACCTCTCCACCGAGCAGCTGCTGCGCACGTTCACCACGAACGTCTTCGCGACGGTGTGGCTGAGCAAGGCCGCCGTCCCGCACTTCGCGCCGGGGTCCAGCATCATCAACACCGTCTCCGTGCAGGCCGACTCCCCCTCCCCCGCCCTGCTGGACTACGCCATGACGAAGGCGGCCCTGGTCAACTTCACCCTGAACCTCGCCCAGGAGGTCGGCGAGAAGGGGATCCGCGTCAACGCCGTCGCGCCCGGCCCGGTCTGGACCCCGCTGATCCCGGCGACGATGCCCGCGGAGCAGGTCGAGGACTTCGGCACCCAGACCCCGCTCGGCCGCGCCGGGCAGCCGGCGGAACTCGCCCCCGCCTACGTGTTCCTCGCCTCCCAGGAGTCGAGCTACAGCACCGGCACGGTCATCCGGGTCGCCGGGGGGAAGTGA
- a CDS encoding excalibur calcium-binding domain-containing protein: MTALLVLSGTLVAGVGTASADTCLTGAVDARYAQLGGTSGRLGAVTGCEQPTADGRFATFQRGAVYWSPASGAWDVSGSFRDLWAATGWENGFLHYPVSGEVGTRAGGVFQNYQGGTLYWSPASAAHSVSGEFLRLYGSLGHENGFLGYPTSQEVPIRDGGVFQLFQGGVAYWSPASGAHTVSGSFRDLYARLGHENGCLRYPTSQELPARDGGVYQRFQGGVAYWSPTTGAHALCGAILDAYASTGYENGSLGYPVNDEHDVPGGRRVDFQRGYVEWSAATGARVNQPVAAVVPVPAPPTTTPPPPPPAPSGVYYRNCDEARAAGAAPIRAGQPGYRPALDRDGDGIACE; this comes from the coding sequence ATGACGGCGTTGCTGGTGCTGAGCGGAACCCTCGTGGCGGGGGTGGGCACGGCGTCGGCCGACACCTGCCTGACGGGTGCCGTCGACGCCCGCTACGCGCAGCTCGGCGGGACGTCCGGCCGGCTGGGGGCGGTCACGGGCTGCGAGCAGCCGACGGCCGACGGCCGGTTCGCGACGTTCCAGCGCGGGGCCGTCTACTGGAGCCCGGCCTCCGGGGCCTGGGACGTCTCCGGTTCCTTCCGCGACCTGTGGGCCGCGACCGGCTGGGAGAACGGGTTCCTGCACTACCCCGTCTCCGGTGAGGTGGGGACCCGGGCCGGAGGGGTGTTCCAGAACTACCAGGGAGGGACCCTCTACTGGTCCCCCGCGAGCGCCGCGCACTCGGTGTCGGGGGAGTTCCTGCGCCTCTACGGGTCGCTGGGCCACGAGAACGGGTTCCTCGGCTACCCGACGAGCCAGGAGGTCCCGATCCGCGACGGCGGGGTGTTCCAGCTGTTCCAGGGCGGGGTCGCCTACTGGTCGCCCGCCTCCGGCGCGCACACCGTCTCGGGTTCCTTCCGCGACCTCTACGCCCGCCTCGGCCACGAGAACGGCTGCCTGCGCTACCCGACCTCGCAGGAGCTCCCCGCCCGCGACGGCGGGGTGTACCAGCGGTTCCAGGGCGGGGTCGCGTACTGGTCGCCGACCACGGGCGCGCACGCGCTGTGCGGGGCGATCCTCGACGCCTACGCCTCGACGGGCTACGAGAACGGGTCGCTGGGCTACCCGGTGAACGACGAGCACGACGTCCCCGGGGGACGCCGGGTGGACTTCCAGCGCGGGTACGTCGAGTGGTCGGCGGCCACGGGGGCCCGGGTGAACCAGCCCGTCGCCGCCGTCGTGCCCGTGCCCGCTCCGCCGACGACGACCCCGCCGCCGCCGCCGCCCGCACCGTCCGGCGTCTACTACAGGAACTGCGACGAGGCTCGCGCTGCAGGCGCTGCCCCGATCCGTGCTGGTCAGCCCGGGTACCGCCCCGCCCTGGACCGCGACGGCGACGGCATCGCCTGCGAGTGA
- a CDS encoding asparaginase, translated as MPDPSPLAPLVVVVTTGGTIASTVDEDGVSRPTLGGDALLGTAGDEAGVRVRVVEALRVDSSTLTLAQADLVRARVAEALADPGVAGVVVLHGTDSLEETAYLLDLHHDDPRPVVLTGSQRTADHPAPDAPANVREALRVAADGLARGQGVLVAFGGRVHAAAGTTKRHTTDLDAFAAPDRALPRAGALTAVGSPDAPWPRVDVVAAHPGTDGALLDAARELGARGVVLQGLGSGNATAEVVAAVARAVAAGVVVVLTTRVPAGPVATSYGSGGGGAELAAAGAIPAGRLRAGQARVLLAVLLRAGADRGEVAREFARRG; from the coding sequence GTGCCGGACCCGTCCCCCCTCGCCCCCCTCGTCGTGGTCGTCACCACCGGCGGCACCATCGCCAGCACCGTCGACGAGGACGGGGTGAGCCGCCCGACCCTGGGCGGCGACGCGCTGCTCGGCACCGCCGGCGACGAGGCCGGTGTCCGGGTGCGGGTCGTCGAGGCGCTGCGGGTGGACTCCTCCACCCTGACCCTCGCCCAGGCCGACCTGGTCCGCGCCCGGGTCGCGGAGGCGCTCGCCGACCCCGGCGTCGCCGGGGTGGTCGTGCTGCACGGCACCGACTCCCTGGAGGAGACGGCGTACCTGCTGGACCTGCACCACGACGACCCCCGTCCCGTCGTCCTCACCGGCTCCCAGCGCACCGCCGACCACCCCGCCCCCGATGCCCCCGCCAACGTGCGGGAGGCGCTGCGGGTCGCGGCGGACGGGCTGGCCCGCGGGCAGGGGGTCCTCGTCGCGTTCGGCGGCCGCGTGCACGCGGCCGCCGGGACGACCAAGCGCCACACCACCGACCTCGACGCCTTCGCGGCCCCCGACAGGGCGCTGCCCCGGGCCGGGGCGCTCACCGCCGTCGGCTCCCCGGACGCCCCGTGGCCGCGGGTGGACGTCGTCGCCGCGCACCCGGGCACCGACGGCGCGCTGCTGGACGCGGCGCGGGAGCTGGGCGCGCGGGGGGTCGTGCTGCAGGGCCTGGGGTCGGGGAACGCGACGGCGGAGGTCGTCGCCGCGGTGGCGCGCGCCGTCGCCGCGGGGGTGGTGGTCGTGCTGACGACGCGGGTGCCCGCCGGTCCCGTCGCGACCAGCTACGGCTCCGGCGGCGGGGGTGCGGAGCTGGCCGCGGCCGGGGCGATCCCGGCGGGGCGGCTGCGGGCCGGGCAGGCGCGGGTGCTGCTCGCGGTGCTGCTGCGCGCGGGCGCTGACCGCGGGGAGGTCGCCCGGGAGTTCGCGCGCCGCGGCTGA
- a CDS encoding ATP-binding cassette domain-containing protein, which yields MARSTQQVPATGSPGRGADAHDVIRVRGARENNLRDVDVEIPKRRLTVFTGVSGSGKSSLVFGTIAAESQRLINETYSAFVQGFMPSLARPDVDVLEGLTTAIIVDQQRMGADSRSTVGTATDANAVLRILFSRLGEPRIGSPQAFSFNVASVSGSGAVTVERGARTRAVKASFTRTGGMCPRCEGLGHVSDLDLSQLYDDAKSLNEGALTVPGYSADGWYGRIFAGCGFFDPDKPIREFTPRELHDLLHREPTKIKVDGINLTYEGLIPKIQKSMLSKDVDALQPHVRAFVERVATFAVCPECEGTRLNEGARSSKVRGISIADACRMQISDLAGWVRGIDDPSVAPLLETLRQTLDSFAAIGLGYLSLERPSGTLSGGEAQRVKMVRQLGSALTDVTYVFDEPTTGLHPHDVQRMNDLLLQLRDKGNTVLVVEHKPETIAIADHVVDLGPGAGPAGGSVCFEGDVEGLRSSGTVTGRHVDDRARLKPAVRTATGSLPIRGASRNNLKDVDVDVPLGVLTVVTGVAGSGKSSLIHGSLPPGAGVVSIDQGAIRGSRRSNPATYTGLLEPVRKAFAKANGVKPALFSANSEGACPACNGAGVIYTDLAMMAGVATTCVECEGRRFDDAVLDHLLGGRNIAEVLAMPVAEAVEFFAAGEARTPAAHAVLERLADVGLGYLTLGQPLTTLSGGERQRLKLATHLGGKGGTYVLDEPTAGLHLADVQHLLGLLDRLVDSGRSVIVIEHHQAVVAHADWVIDLGPGAGHDGGRVVFEGTPADLVADRSTLTGQHLAAYVGA from the coding sequence ATGGCCAGGTCCACGCAGCAGGTGCCCGCGACCGGCTCGCCGGGGCGGGGTGCGGACGCCCACGACGTCATCCGGGTCCGCGGGGCGCGGGAGAACAACCTCCGCGACGTGGACGTCGAGATCCCCAAGCGCCGGCTGACGGTGTTCACCGGGGTGTCGGGGTCGGGCAAGAGCTCGCTGGTGTTCGGGACGATCGCCGCGGAGTCCCAGCGCCTCATCAACGAGACCTACAGCGCGTTCGTCCAGGGTTTCATGCCGAGCCTGGCCCGCCCGGACGTCGACGTCCTGGAGGGCCTGACGACGGCCATCATCGTCGACCAGCAGCGCATGGGCGCCGACAGCCGCTCCACCGTCGGCACCGCCACCGACGCGAACGCGGTGCTGCGGATCCTGTTCAGCCGGCTCGGGGAACCGCGCATCGGTTCCCCGCAGGCGTTCTCGTTCAACGTCGCCTCGGTCAGCGGCAGCGGGGCGGTCACCGTCGAGCGCGGCGCGAGGACGAGGGCCGTCAAGGCGAGCTTCACCCGCACCGGCGGGATGTGCCCGCGCTGCGAGGGGCTCGGCCACGTCTCCGACCTCGACCTGTCCCAGCTCTACGACGACGCGAAGTCGCTGAACGAGGGCGCGCTGACCGTCCCCGGGTACAGCGCCGACGGCTGGTACGGGCGCATCTTCGCCGGGTGCGGGTTCTTCGACCCGGACAAGCCGATCCGGGAGTTCACGCCGCGGGAGCTGCACGACCTCCTGCACCGGGAACCCACGAAGATCAAGGTCGACGGCATCAACCTCACCTACGAGGGCCTGATCCCGAAGATCCAGAAGTCGATGCTCTCCAAGGACGTCGACGCCCTGCAACCGCACGTCCGGGCGTTCGTCGAGCGCGTCGCGACGTTCGCGGTGTGCCCCGAGTGCGAGGGGACCCGCCTCAACGAGGGCGCCCGGTCCTCGAAGGTCCGCGGGATCTCCATCGCCGACGCGTGCCGGATGCAGATCAGCGACCTCGCCGGGTGGGTCCGCGGGATCGACGACCCCTCCGTCGCGCCGCTGCTGGAGACCCTGCGCCAGACGCTGGACTCGTTCGCCGCGATCGGGCTGGGGTACCTGTCGCTGGAACGGCCCTCGGGGACGCTGTCGGGCGGGGAGGCGCAGCGGGTGAAGATGGTGCGGCAGCTGGGGTCCGCGCTGACCGACGTCACCTACGTGTTCGACGAACCCACCACGGGGCTGCACCCGCACGACGTCCAGCGCATGAACGACCTGCTGCTCCAGCTGCGGGACAAGGGGAACACCGTCCTCGTCGTCGAGCACAAGCCCGAGACGATCGCCATCGCCGACCACGTCGTCGACCTCGGCCCCGGCGCCGGGCCCGCGGGGGGTTCGGTGTGCTTCGAGGGCGACGTCGAGGGCCTGCGGTCCAGCGGCACCGTCACCGGCAGGCACGTCGACGACCGGGCGCGCCTGAAGCCGGCGGTGCGGACCGCGACGGGTTCGCTGCCGATCCGCGGGGCGTCGCGGAACAACCTGAAGGACGTCGACGTGGACGTCCCCCTGGGGGTCCTCACCGTCGTCACCGGCGTCGCCGGTTCGGGCAAGAGCTCGCTCATCCACGGTTCCCTGCCCCCCGGCGCCGGGGTCGTGTCGATCGACCAGGGCGCCATCCGGGGGTCGCGGCGCAGCAACCCCGCCACGTACACCGGCCTGCTGGAACCGGTCCGGAAGGCGTTCGCGAAGGCGAACGGGGTGAAGCCCGCGCTGTTCAGCGCGAACTCCGAGGGCGCCTGCCCCGCCTGCAACGGCGCCGGGGTGATCTACACCGACCTGGCGATGATGGCGGGGGTGGCCACCACCTGCGTGGAGTGCGAGGGACGCCGCTTCGACGACGCCGTCCTGGACCACCTGCTCGGGGGGCGGAACATCGCCGAGGTACTGGCGATGCCCGTCGCGGAGGCCGTGGAGTTCTTCGCCGCCGGGGAGGCCCGCACCCCGGCCGCGCACGCGGTCCTGGAACGGCTGGCCGACGTGGGTCTGGGCTACCTCACCCTCGGCCAGCCGCTGACGACGTTGTCCGGCGGGGAGCGGCAGCGGCTGAAGCTCGCCACGCACCTGGGCGGGAAGGGCGGGACCTACGTCCTGGACGAACCCACGGCCGGTCTGCACCTCGCCGACGTCCAGCACCTGCTGGGGTTGCTGGACCGGCTCGTGGACTCGGGCCGCTCCGTCATCGTCATCGAGCACCACCAGGCCGTCGTGGCGCACGCGGACTGGGTCATCGACCTCGGCCCCGGCGCCGGCCACGACGGCGGGCGGGTCGTGTTCGAGGGCACCCCCGCCGACCTCGTCGCGGACCGCTCGACGCTCACCGGGCAGCACCTCGCCGCGTACGTGGGCGCGTGA
- a CDS encoding flavin reductase family protein — protein sequence MHSYQPREGHRLAHDPLNSIVAPRPIGWVSTAAADGTLNLAPYSFFNLFNYSPPIVGFSSTGWKDSVANAEASGEFVWNLASVALAEPMNLTSAPVGPEVDEFALAGLTPAPSQLVGPPRVAESPVAFECRVTRVQRLTDAAQREVDAWLVLGEVVVVHLDERVIVDGVFDTLAADPLLRAGGPADYFTLGAERRLRMQRPGADPVPRRS from the coding sequence GTGCACTCCTACCAGCCCCGCGAGGGCCACCGCCTGGCCCACGACCCGCTGAACTCGATCGTCGCCCCCCGCCCCATCGGCTGGGTCTCGACGGCGGCGGCGGACGGGACGCTGAACCTGGCCCCGTACAGCTTCTTCAACCTCTTCAACTACAGCCCGCCCATCGTGGGCTTCTCCAGCACCGGCTGGAAGGACAGCGTCGCCAACGCCGAGGCGAGCGGCGAGTTCGTCTGGAACCTCGCCTCCGTCGCGCTGGCGGAGCCGATGAACCTCACCTCCGCGCCGGTCGGTCCCGAGGTCGACGAGTTCGCGCTCGCCGGGCTGACCCCGGCGCCCTCCCAGCTCGTCGGGCCCCCGCGGGTGGCCGAGAGCCCCGTCGCCTTCGAGTGCCGCGTCACCCGCGTCCAGCGCCTCACCGACGCCGCGCAGCGCGAGGTGGACGCCTGGCTGGTCCTCGGCGAGGTCGTCGTGGTCCACCTCGACGAGCGGGTGATCGTCGACGGGGTCTTCGACACCCTGGCCGCGGACCCGCTGCTGCGCGCGGGCGGCCCGGCCGACTACTTCACCCTCGGCGCCGAGCGCCGCCTGCGGATGCAGCGCCCCGGCGCCGACCCCGTCCCGCGCCGCTCCTGA
- a CDS encoding DMT family transporter, translating into MGKPIGVLHRPAGLAVLSALFVLCWSSGFVGAKLGTRDADVLTVLAWRTVPLAAVLLLVGWVRRTRADPRPPPVPAAELARQAGVGALSQSGYLLSVYWAVGLGVSTGTTALVDGVQPLVVAALAGPLLGVAVSGRQWLGLALGLTGVLVVTLADAASPRTDAPGWAYAVPAAGMLCLVAATLLDRRAGTPPRPLRNLTVHCTTSAVLLGGAALATGAATVPDDPRFWLATAWAVVLPTFGGYGLYWLLLDRVGVTAVNGLLFLVPPVTTAWGALAFGEPVTATTAGGLALALLATRLVGGTPLRGARPRGRG; encoded by the coding sequence ATGGGTAAACCGATCGGTGTACTCCACCGCCCCGCCGGGCTCGCCGTCCTGAGCGCGCTGTTCGTCCTGTGCTGGTCCTCCGGGTTCGTCGGCGCCAAGCTCGGCACCCGCGACGCCGACGTCCTCACCGTCCTCGCCTGGCGGACCGTCCCCCTCGCCGCGGTGCTCCTCCTCGTCGGCTGGGTGCGCCGCACCCGCGCGGACCCCCGCCCGCCCCCGGTCCCCGCCGCGGAGCTGGCGCGCCAGGCCGGCGTCGGGGCGCTGTCGCAGTCCGGCTACCTCCTCAGCGTCTACTGGGCCGTCGGGCTCGGCGTCAGCACCGGCACCACCGCCCTCGTCGACGGCGTGCAGCCCCTCGTGGTGGCCGCGCTCGCCGGTCCGCTGCTGGGGGTGGCGGTGTCCGGGCGGCAGTGGCTGGGGCTCGCGCTCGGGCTGACCGGCGTCCTCGTCGTCACCCTCGCCGACGCCGCCTCCCCGCGCACCGACGCCCCCGGCTGGGCCTACGCCGTGCCCGCCGCCGGGATGCTCTGCCTGGTCGCGGCGACCCTGCTGGACCGCCGGGCGGGCACCCCGCCGCGCCCGCTGCGCAACCTCACCGTCCACTGCACCACCTCCGCGGTGCTCCTCGGCGGTGCGGCGCTCGCCACCGGGGCGGCCACCGTGCCCGACGACCCCCGGTTCTGGCTGGCCACGGCGTGGGCGGTCGTCCTGCCCACCTTCGGCGGGTACGGGCTGTACTGGCTGCTGCTGGACCGGGTCGGGGTCACCGCCGTCAACGGCCTGCTGTTCCTCGTGCCCCCGGTCACCACCGCCTGGGGCGCCCTGGCCTTCGGCGAACCCGTCACCGCCACCACCGCGGGCGGCCTCGCGCTCGCGCTGCTCGCCACCCGCCTCGTGGGCGGGACCCCGCTCCGGGGCGCCCGGCCCCGCGGGCGCGGGTAG
- a CDS encoding TetR/AcrR family transcriptional regulator encodes METKIDWTPKALDVLAAASELFYAHGIHAVGVEAIAARAGVTKKTLYDRFGSKERLVTEYLAARDRRWRDLLTTRLEEAGPDARDRLRAVFTATAEWSRVEGRRGCAMVNAHPELEESSPARAVISDEKRWLLGLFHDIAARSGAPAPQDLAPVLLLIHEGALVTHGLGVLDDVFPRALDAALAVLDR; translated from the coding sequence GTGGAGACGAAGATCGACTGGACGCCCAAGGCCCTCGACGTGCTCGCCGCGGCGTCGGAGCTCTTCTACGCCCACGGCATCCACGCCGTCGGCGTCGAGGCGATCGCCGCGCGCGCCGGGGTCACCAAGAAGACCCTCTACGACCGCTTCGGCAGCAAGGAGCGCCTGGTCACGGAGTACCTCGCGGCCCGGGACCGGCGCTGGCGCGACCTGCTGACGACCCGCCTGGAGGAGGCCGGGCCCGATGCCCGGGACCGGCTGCGCGCCGTGTTCACCGCCACCGCCGAGTGGTCGCGGGTGGAGGGCCGCCGCGGGTGCGCGATGGTCAACGCCCACCCCGAGCTGGAGGAGTCCTCCCCCGCCCGCGCCGTCATCTCCGACGAGAAGCGCTGGCTGCTCGGCCTCTTCCACGACATCGCCGCCCGCTCCGGGGCCCCCGCGCCGCAGGACCTCGCCCCCGTCCTCCTGCTGATCCACGAGGGGGCGCTGGTCACCCACGGCCTCGGCGTCCTCGACGACGTCTTCCCCCGCGCCCTCGACGCGGCGCTGGCCGTCCTCGACCGCTGA